A window of the Gemmatirosa kalamazoonensis genome harbors these coding sequences:
- a CDS encoding acyl carrier protein, with amino-acid sequence MDDVRARLEQCFLAVFPDLTPAEIPDASPATVEAWDSLANATLVSVIEEEFGVELPMEELAELASFSLLLDHLQSEPNVR; translated from the coding sequence ATGGATGACGTTCGTGCTCGGCTCGAGCAGTGCTTTCTCGCCGTCTTTCCCGATCTGACGCCCGCCGAGATCCCGGACGCGAGCCCCGCCACGGTGGAGGCGTGGGACTCGCTCGCGAACGCGACGCTCGTCTCCGTGATCGAGGAGGAGTTCGGCGTCGAGCTGCCGATGGAGGAGCTCGCGGAGCTCGCGTCGTTCTCGCTGCTGCTCGATCATCTTCAGAGCGAGCCGAACGTCCGCTGA
- a CDS encoding HAD-IIIC family phosphatase, with product MKLIEALQVIRSRRELPDARPFGLATGFTPLHLATFLTAHLQQRLSTARVELEVGRYGDLLGNVRRAADGGARSAGLAVVIEWQDLDRRLGLRESGGWAPAVLDDVLQTARAAFGRLGTELAAASERTPVAVCLPTLPLPPIAFTVGQQASAFELQLRAALAQFAAALSSSPAIRVVSERALATTSPMGDRLSVKSELATGLPYAQPHADAVAASLATLLLPRAPKKGLVTDLDDTVWLGILGDVGVAGVAWDLEHHAQVHGLYQQFVASLADSGVLVAVATKNDESIVEEAFRRADIALPRDRVFPLLANWGSKSKSIDAVLRAWNVGADSLVFVDDSPLEIAEVQSRHPDVECRLFPKDDPDAVLALLHELRDLFGRPALQAEDALRRESLRNAQAFEQSAGEQDDEAFAASLGATVSFAVGDGAADTRAFELINKTNQFNTNGGRYLEADWAALRARADSLVMTVSYGDKFGSLGKIAVLTGTLESNRVRVERWVMSCRAFARRIEHATLRTLFDTYDVNEVVVDYAPTARNTPAREFLASLVELPDGPGDVVISRARFEAACPPLYHRVERSALQETANG from the coding sequence ATGAAGCTGATCGAGGCACTCCAAGTCATCCGATCCCGCCGGGAGCTCCCGGACGCTCGCCCGTTCGGCCTGGCCACTGGGTTCACGCCGCTCCATCTCGCGACGTTCCTCACGGCGCACCTCCAGCAGCGGCTCTCCACCGCGCGTGTGGAGCTGGAGGTCGGGCGCTACGGCGACCTGCTGGGCAACGTGCGCCGAGCCGCGGACGGCGGCGCGCGGAGCGCGGGCCTCGCGGTGGTGATCGAGTGGCAGGATCTCGACCGCCGCCTCGGGCTGCGCGAGAGCGGCGGCTGGGCCCCGGCGGTGCTCGACGACGTGCTCCAGACGGCCCGCGCCGCATTCGGTCGGCTCGGCACGGAGCTCGCCGCGGCGAGCGAGCGCACGCCGGTCGCGGTGTGCCTCCCCACGCTGCCGCTGCCGCCGATCGCGTTCACCGTCGGGCAGCAGGCCAGCGCGTTCGAGCTGCAGCTGCGGGCGGCGCTCGCGCAGTTCGCCGCCGCGCTGTCGTCGAGCCCCGCCATCCGCGTGGTGAGCGAGCGCGCGCTGGCCACCACGTCGCCGATGGGCGACCGCCTCAGCGTGAAGTCGGAGCTCGCCACGGGCCTGCCGTACGCGCAGCCGCACGCCGACGCCGTCGCGGCGAGCCTCGCGACGCTGCTGCTTCCGCGCGCGCCGAAGAAGGGGCTCGTCACGGATCTCGACGACACGGTGTGGCTCGGGATCCTCGGCGACGTGGGCGTCGCCGGCGTCGCGTGGGACCTCGAGCATCACGCGCAGGTGCACGGCCTCTATCAGCAGTTCGTCGCGTCGCTCGCCGACAGCGGGGTGCTCGTCGCGGTGGCGACGAAGAACGACGAATCGATCGTCGAGGAGGCGTTCCGGCGCGCCGACATCGCGCTGCCGCGCGACCGGGTGTTCCCGTTGCTCGCCAACTGGGGCTCGAAGTCGAAGTCGATCGACGCGGTGCTGCGCGCGTGGAACGTGGGCGCCGACAGCCTGGTGTTCGTCGACGACAGCCCGCTCGAGATCGCCGAGGTGCAGAGCCGGCATCCCGACGTGGAGTGCCGGCTGTTCCCGAAGGACGATCCGGACGCGGTGCTCGCCCTGCTGCACGAGCTGCGCGATCTGTTCGGCCGGCCCGCGCTGCAGGCCGAGGACGCGCTGCGCCGCGAGAGCCTGCGCAACGCGCAGGCGTTCGAGCAGTCCGCCGGCGAACAGGACGACGAGGCGTTCGCGGCGAGCCTCGGGGCGACTGTGTCGTTCGCGGTCGGCGACGGCGCGGCCGACACGCGCGCCTTCGAGTTGATCAACAAGACGAACCAGTTCAACACGAACGGCGGACGGTATCTCGAGGCGGATTGGGCGGCGCTCCGCGCGCGCGCCGACTCGCTGGTGATGACCGTGAGCTACGGCGACAAGTTCGGGTCGCTCGGCAAGATCGCCGTGCTCACCGGCACGCTCGAGTCGAACCGCGTGCGCGTCGAGCGGTGGGTGATGAGCTGCCGGGCCTTCGCGCGGCGCATCGAGCACGCCACGCTGCGCACGCTGTTCGACACGTACGACGTGAACGAGGTCGTGGTCGACTATGCGCCCACCGCGCGCAACACGCCGGCGCGCGAGTTCCTCGCGTCGCTCGTCGAGCTGCCGGACGGCCCTGGCGACGTCGTGATCTCGCGCGCCCGGTTCGAGGCCGCGTGCCCGCCGCTCTATCATCGCGTCGAGCGCTCGGCGCTCCAGGAGACCGCCAATGGATGA
- a CDS encoding vWA domain-containing protein, which yields MRFHTYTKYSPELADAVDLQSLLDKLADFLLDSGFAGGPHYHPYWGETGDEADRSLDALRQAILEALMESGQFTPEMLEALRGDAQEGSDAEASLAQLLDQIVQRLTAEGYLNVQAPPQMPSTQQPVTGRGSLSHKASKDVQFQLTDKGIDFLGYKTLRHILGAVGKSSVGSHDTPYLATGIEADGVSKAYEFGDVLNLDVNATLMNSLARTGKIEVPMDLDYPDLMVRQAEYRSSCATVLMLDTSHSMILYGEDRFTPAKKVALALTHLIRTQFPGDSIRVVLFHDSAEEIPLARLAHAQVGPYHTNTAEGLKLARRILLAQKKDMRQIVMITDGKPSALTMPNGMVYKNSMGLDAQVIAQTLREVADCRRAGIVINTFMLARDRALVEFVKRVSEISRGKAYFTNTMTLGQFILMDFLRRKTRKVS from the coding sequence ATGCGATTTCACACGTACACGAAGTACAGCCCGGAGCTCGCCGACGCGGTCGACCTGCAGTCGCTGCTCGACAAGCTCGCCGACTTCCTGCTCGACTCGGGATTCGCGGGTGGCCCGCACTACCACCCGTACTGGGGGGAGACGGGCGACGAGGCCGACCGCTCGCTCGACGCGCTGCGTCAGGCGATCCTCGAGGCGCTCATGGAGAGCGGGCAGTTCACGCCCGAGATGCTCGAGGCACTGCGCGGCGACGCGCAGGAGGGGAGCGACGCGGAGGCGAGCCTCGCGCAGCTCCTCGACCAGATCGTGCAGCGGCTCACCGCCGAAGGCTACCTCAACGTGCAGGCGCCGCCGCAGATGCCGAGCACGCAGCAGCCGGTCACCGGGCGCGGCAGCCTGAGTCACAAGGCGAGCAAGGACGTGCAGTTCCAGCTCACCGACAAGGGAATCGACTTCCTCGGCTACAAGACGCTGCGCCACATCCTCGGCGCGGTGGGCAAGTCGAGCGTCGGCAGCCACGACACGCCGTACCTCGCCACCGGCATCGAGGCCGACGGCGTGTCGAAGGCGTACGAGTTCGGCGACGTGCTGAACCTCGACGTGAACGCGACGCTCATGAACTCCCTCGCCCGCACGGGCAAGATCGAGGTGCCGATGGACCTCGACTACCCGGATCTCATGGTGCGGCAGGCAGAGTATCGATCGAGCTGTGCGACGGTGCTGATGCTCGATACGTCGCACTCGATGATCCTCTACGGCGAGGACCGCTTCACGCCGGCGAAGAAGGTCGCGCTCGCGCTCACGCACCTCATCCGCACGCAGTTTCCCGGTGACTCCATCCGCGTGGTGCTCTTCCACGACTCGGCCGAGGAGATCCCGCTGGCCCGTCTCGCACACGCGCAGGTCGGCCCGTACCACACGAACACCGCCGAGGGCCTCAAGCTCGCGCGCCGCATCCTGCTCGCGCAGAAGAAGGACATGCGGCAGATCGTGATGATCACCGACGGCAAGCCGAGCGCGCTCACCATGCCCAACGGCATGGTGTACAAGAACTCGATGGGGCTCGACGCGCAGGTCATCGCGCAGACGCTGCGCGAGGTCGCCGACTGCCGGCGCGCGGGGATCGTCATCAACACGTTCATGCTCGCCCGCGACCGCGCACTCGTGGAGTTCGTCAAGCGCGTCTCGGAGATCAGCCGCGGCAAGGCGTACTTCACGAACACGATGACGCTCGGGCAGTTCATCCTCATGGACTTCCTGCGGCGGAAGACGCGCAAGGTGAGCTGA
- a CDS encoding MFS transporter, which produces MNPFAPLVRHRNFRIFWSGQTLSLVGTWMQVMAEGWLALELTNNAFLVGVVASAASLPVLLLSFIAGVVIDRVNRLRVVQAMQALMLCQATALWVLTLTGHLTIGWLIGLAFANGVFSAFEIPSRQSLVVELVGREDLGSAIALNSSGFNLARVVGPALGAAVIAALGIAWCFAVNAASYLAVLVGLFMVRLPERERAAPKGSPLAGLQEGFAYIWHTPDVRALMTMVLVFSVFGVPYLTLMPVVARDLLGLGASGYGVLLAAVGVGGFAGALFIAGAGTRLPRTRTLVAASALYAILLAVFSFVRWVPAARALLLAIGFAMICNGALANGLLQSRVPDVLRGRLMAAYSFAVVGMAQVAGSLMAGAVARAAGAAWAIRGGSAVMLGYGLWEYAHRARRWSIDQ; this is translated from the coding sequence TTGAACCCGTTCGCGCCGCTCGTACGCCACCGCAACTTCCGCATCTTCTGGTCCGGGCAGACGCTGTCGCTCGTCGGCACGTGGATGCAGGTGATGGCCGAAGGATGGCTCGCGCTGGAGCTGACGAACAACGCGTTCCTCGTCGGCGTCGTCGCCTCCGCCGCGTCGCTCCCCGTGCTGCTGCTCTCGTTCATCGCCGGCGTGGTGATCGATCGCGTGAACCGCCTGCGGGTGGTGCAGGCGATGCAGGCGCTCATGCTCTGCCAGGCGACGGCGCTGTGGGTGCTCACGCTCACCGGGCACCTTACGATCGGCTGGCTCATCGGGCTCGCGTTCGCGAACGGCGTGTTCAGCGCGTTCGAGATCCCGTCGCGGCAGTCGCTCGTCGTGGAGCTCGTCGGCCGCGAGGATCTCGGCTCGGCGATCGCGCTGAACTCGAGTGGGTTCAACCTCGCCCGCGTGGTGGGGCCGGCGTTGGGCGCGGCCGTCATCGCGGCGTTAGGCATCGCGTGGTGCTTCGCGGTGAATGCGGCGAGCTACCTGGCGGTGCTCGTCGGGCTCTTCATGGTGCGGCTGCCGGAGCGCGAGCGCGCCGCTCCGAAGGGCTCACCGCTGGCCGGGCTGCAGGAGGGGTTCGCCTACATCTGGCACACGCCGGACGTGCGCGCCCTCATGACGATGGTGCTCGTCTTCTCGGTGTTCGGCGTGCCATACCTCACGCTCATGCCCGTGGTTGCACGCGATCTGCTCGGCCTCGGCGCGAGCGGGTACGGGGTGCTGCTCGCGGCGGTCGGCGTCGGTGGGTTCGCGGGGGCACTCTTCATCGCCGGCGCGGGCACGCGGTTGCCGCGCACACGGACGCTGGTGGCGGCGTCGGCCCTGTACGCGATCCTGCTCGCCGTGTTCTCGTTCGTGCGGTGGGTGCCGGCGGCGCGCGCGCTGCTGCTGGCGATCGGATTCGCGATGATCTGCAACGGCGCGTTGGCGAACGGGCTGCTCCAGTCGCGCGTGCCCGACGTGCTTCGAGGCCGGCTGATGGCCGCGTACTCGTTCGCCGTCGTCGGTATGGCGCAGGTGGCAGGCTCCCTCATGGCCGGTGCCGTCGCTCGCGCCGCCGGGGCGGCGTGGGCGATTCGTGGCGGCAGCGCCGTCATGCTCGGCTACGGCTTGTGGGAGTACGCGCATCGTGCGCGGCGGTGGTCCATCGACCAGTGA